One Bombus fervidus isolate BK054 chromosome 2, iyBomFerv1, whole genome shotgun sequence DNA segment encodes these proteins:
- the LOC139996390 gene encoding esterase FE4-like isoform X3 translates to MSKPLVTVKEGKLKGAVLKSALGLSYIAFRGIPFAAPPIGNLRFKDPQPPAPWTGIKDTSKDTKYICPQSQEVPPFDMIGNEDCLYLNVYTNSLDQSKPVMFWIHGGAYMLGNSSFHESRPDYLLAKDVVVVSVNYRVGAFGFLNLGHRVAPGNLGLKDLIIALEWVKENIANFGGDSNNVTIFGVSAGGALVHCLLVSPRAKGLFHKAILQSGTLTCPWATVKIENSSKGSFKLASLLGKDSNDPVEVFEFLRTVPTEDIVKAQITLLSPEREKANDLPFTPSSDEVAENPVLPEPIEQLITKEADVPVIISYAKHEYLMIIKDKSEEIISAFNQYLYDHVKSLGSLKKLGDAEIKQLFELVKNQYFGGKPISVENLTEFSELLSLIHFGIPAMLVLEDRVKKMTAPSYFCVFSYVGNEKTPTDLLITRQISGASHTDDVAYLLYLPRCKTDNPDPPTVGTKDRITLERMTRMWTNFAKTGNPTSVKDEFVNVTWKPATRKDLCYLKIDDELQLLPISPHLLSSK, encoded by the exons ATGAGCAAACCGTTAGTAACTGTGAAGGAAGGAAAATTGAAGGGCGCAGTATTGAAAAGTGCCCTAGGATTATCATATATCGCTTTCAGAGGGATACCTTTCGCTGCTCCTCCTATCGGAAATCTTAGATTTAAG GATCCTCAACCACCTGCACCATGGACTGGTATCAAGGATACATCCAAAGACACGAAATACATTTGCCCACAATCGCAAGAAGTTCCACCTTTCGATATGATTGGCAACGAGGATTGTCTTTATTTGAATGTTTACACGAATTCTCTTGATCAATCGAAGCCGGTTATGTTCTGGATTCATGGAGGGGCATACATGCTAGGAAATTCGAGTTTCCACGAATCGAGGCCTGATTATTTACTCGCCAAAGATGTTGTGGTTGTCTCAGTTAACTACAGGGTTGGCGCATTCG gatttttaaatttggGTCACCGAGTCGCGCCAGGAAATCTGGGCTTGAAAGATTTGATCATAGCTTTAGAGTGGGTGAAGGAAAATATTGCCAACTTTGGCGGAGATTCCAATAATGTTACGATTTTTGGAGTTAGCGCTGGAGGAGCTTTAGTGCATTGCTTACTCGTATCGCCTCGGGCAAAAG GACTCTTTCACAAAGCGATTTTGCAGAGTGGCACATTGACGTGCCCTTGGGCAACTGTGAAGATTGAAAATAGTTCCAAAGGCAGTTTTAAACTTGCCTCGCTCCTTGGCAAAGATTCTAACGATCCTGTCGAAGTTTTTGAATTTCTACGAACAGTGCCCACCGAGGACATCGTAAAAGCCCAAATTACGCTTTTATCTCCTGAG AGAGAGAAGGCCAATGACCTACCTTTTACACCAAGCAGTGACGAAGTGGCGGAAAATCCCGTTTTACCAGAACCGATCGAACAATTAATTACGAAAGAAGCAGATGTGCCTGTGATAATCAGTTACGCGAAACACGAATATTTGATGATCATAAAAG ATAAGAGCGAAGAAATAATAAGTGCTTTCAACCAGTATCTCTATGATCACGTGAAAAGTTTGGGATCATTGAAGAAATTAGGGGATGccgaaataaaacaattgttCGAGTTGgtaaaaaatcaatatttcgGTGGAAAACCGATCAGCGTGGAAAACTTAACCGAATTTTCAGAATTACTCAGTCTTATTCATTTCGGTATTCCCGCTATGTTGGTGCTAGAGGATCGGGTGAAAAAAATGACCGCGCCTAGttatttttgtgtattttcATACGTTGGCAATGAGAAAACCCCCACGGATCTCCTAATAACACGACAGATTTCTG GAGCGTCTCATACCGACGATGTCGCGTATTTACTATATTTACCTAGATGTAAAACTGACAACCCTGATCCTCCAACGGTTGGTACGAAGGATAggattacgttagaacgaatGACCAGAATGTGGACGAATTTTGCTAAAACTGG GAATCCTACCTCAGTGAAGGACGAGTTTGTCAACGTCACTTGGAAGCCTGCAACGAGGAAAGATCTgtgttatttgaaaattgacgACGAGTTACAGTTGCTGCCTATTTCACCGCATCTTTTATCCTCTAAGTAG